The DNA segment ttGAACCAGGCGAGACAAAAAATCTTAATGCATGTAAATAATGCACAAATATAAATGTACACTAACATTCATAAGAAAAAGTTTAAAATGCTGAAAACTGAAATTTTTGCAACACCGCTCTTTCAATACTAAGCATCAAATGAGAAATAAGATTTCGTTTCACAACACTTCAGCATATGCAATTTAATCAGCAACAACCAAAATTCAAGGTCAACAAGCTACTCAGTTAAGTGCTTTTCTTTTATGTTACAACATTTCTtggattgttttatttttcaggcgATATTCCTGTTCGCAGTGTGCGTCAATTTGGGAAGTTACCAGTTTATGGTGTTCATGAGTCGTGCAACATATTCCACAGAGGGCGCCTTGCTAGATAGTGGTGGCGATCTCAACATGCAGTCGGGAATGGGCGagtaagaaaaatatttgtgGTTCTCTTCATCCTTTAAAGGAAATATTCTGAACTTGCTGATATTGTAAGATGCTTTTGACTACCAGGGCCAAGTATCAAGTACATGTTCctgcaattaataaaatgttcacagCAAAAAACATGCCGTGAAAAAtgtctttacaaattaaaatgacaaGATACAGGTAATACCTTTCTGACAGCGGTGGCAATGATGGTGTCAACTTTTGCATTCAGGTTTCATGTTGAGATcattttctcacaaactataatttCTAGGTCAATGAACTTGGTTTGttgttgcacctatggatgttcatcgcGGTGCTCTGAAACTGTTTATGGTATCTAGATGAGAGATTGAGTTCCATGGAATTCTTGTTTGTTAAATGTCTTTATTAGTCCGATACATTTGAAAATGGCAGGAAACTCAGCGTCTAGACTTATCTGCAATCAGCTCTTCATAATTGGTTTAATGCTGTACAACTGATACATAAAaaatcatggtatgtactgttctgccTGTGACAAAGTGCCTATAACAGATTCCTTACTGTCGTTGGATTGTAGTAGTCTGCTTCTGTTTAAAGATTACCTGTTGACAAAGACCATATTGTTGATAGGTTCTCTGTATGATATTTACATAGGCATCAGAAGATACCGATTACAGGAGTGGGGGGACCTATATATTGATTCACATTTCAACAGGGTCATGTATTATTGGTAGAGTTGGTGGGAGCCAGTGCCTCCTACTACTGCCTTGTGTGCGTCCCTGCCCTCTTCAATGCTTGTAACACAGTTTATAGAAGTTATGTCTCCTGAAGTAGTAACAGGttgtatacattattttatctGGAATGCCAGTCTCCTCTTtttaaactaattattattcCTTTGAGGTCACTTATGCTGGCCATTTCAAGTAAAACACTATACGAATTGTTGTAGTAGGTGGGataggatgtagctcagtggtagagcacttgccatTTCCAGTAAAACACTATACGAATTCTTGTAGTAGGTgggatgggatgtagctcagtggtagagcacttgcctgaaATGAAGAATCGATCACTTTCATAAGACTTATGGGTTTTTCAGTAGACTTatgggtttttcccatcccatccaCCTGTTAATCAAGGGTTGTGGTATGCACTGCATATTTTCAGTAGAAATAATCCTTGTAATACAGTATATTTCCTAACTCGCCGTGTTAATATCTTGTTTCAGAAACATCAAGGACTTGATATTACTGACCTGTATAATACAAGGACTTTCTCTTGTGTCAAACTATTTCTGGATATTATGGTTGTTGGtaagttaaatattttctgttttgggCTTTTTCAGAATTTATCACGGAAGGGTGGTGGGAggcagtttaaaaaatatatataaaatttataaattgtaatttttattgtgaAGTTTTCAAGTATTTTGTGTGagtatatatgcattttatgatattcttttctctttaaaacaactacagtaaagtactcttataacgaaccaaaaaggaaggaaattatgttttatttaatgacgcactcagcacattttatttacgattatatgttGTCGGAGGAACCAAAAAGGGGCCATGATAATTAGTTctttatagcagtagttcgttgtacacagtTGTATAAGTTGGTCATTAATGTATAGGGAAATAAAacaggactttacgatcagttcatTCTATGCAgtagagtgcatcgttaaataaaacatttccttccttctatgcAATAGtttgttctaagcatgttcgttataactGTACTTTACTGTAACTACTTTTCAGCATGATCGTATTTGGTGAATATGGCATTGgatctggccccgtgcttataaaccttaaaatgtagactttaataaagtccaggctttaacgtcatggcaacgccattcaaatagcattacgttaaagtctagactttaagcacgggcccaggagCTAAATGTTATGAAATTCcctgaaattaaaatattactgtaaacAAATACTAGTAGGTGAGGTAACCGCAATGTAATAATGGTTTTCAATgtagtttatgtttatgtttagtttagtttatgtTTAGTTCCCGgatggtccaaccggaggggactataggtttcatctccattcatccacccaacACATAGTTTACCTcatggttttttcacaatgactCAGGCGATGGTGCTGATATTTTGTGCATAGTTTATCATATTAGTAACTATTACAGAATACCCTCaacttttatggcaatttacccatttttgacagagttatggcccttgaacttaggtgatttgttgggcccggtaaccggtctcggtggtgcagtggttaaaccatcggactacaggctggtaggtatagggttcgcagcctggtaccagctcctacCCAGaatgagttcttaagggctctatgggtaggtgtaaggccactacaccctcttctctatcactaaccactaaccagtaacaactaacccactgtcttggataGACAAGCCAGATAGTCatggtgtgtgtgcccaggacagcatgcttgaaccgtaattggatataatcgcgaaaataagttggaatgaaaTGGGGCCcagtattgctttagcagtagtctcagaatgcttgttcagtTTGTGGCACTTGAATCGAGAAGTCAATCTTTAGCAGTagtctcagaatgcttgttcagtTTGTGGCACTTGAATCGAGAAGTCAATCTTTAGCAGTagtctcagaatgcttgttcaatTTGTGACACTTGAATCGAGAAGTCAATCTTTAGCAGTagtctcagaatgcttgttcaatTTGTGGCACTTGAACCGAGAAGTCAatcttttgtttgttgtatttcagGCACCTGGAAGAGCTTTCTATATGTTGTGGGTCAATATACTGGGGCCCTGGTTTTTTGCCGAGGCTCCTGAAGTAgatgagaaaaaacaaaagaaaatggagaGAAAGATGAAAAGACATTGACAGACTTAGGAacttatttataaattttgtatattaatGTGACAATTTTATCATGATTATCATTTGTTTTCTCAACAAAAAAACTTGTTCGTTATCTGTACAATTTTTAAAGCATACACTCTGCATGTGTTTCTGCGAAACAAAGTAAACAACTACTTAAATGTTTGGCATTTTTCTTAAAGCAGCACTCTCTCCTTATCCTTAACATAGTTTAATAATGCAAAATGCAAACACAACTTCAGTTACTGATGTGTTTATGCTTTAACTGTCTTGATGCACCATAATACGTCTTGTCAACACTTAATATATTGTACTTCTATACAGTTCGAAGTCTACTCTCTTTTTTCTGACTTAAAAAATTATGCATCACAAAAAGAAATCTAAATTGAATGTATAGTCCAATATAATTTGAACTGGACTTAAGAATACAGCTTTAAGAGCAGATTTCAAGATGGTAGTTCAGTAAATCTGTTGCCAGGCAAAACTAAGGGGAGGAAACTGAGTACTTTAAGAGCAGATTTCAAGATGGTAGTTCAGTAAATCTGTTGCCAGGCAAAACTAAGGGGAGGAAACTGAGTACTTTAAGAGCAGATTTCAAGATGGTAGTTCAGTAAATCTGTTGCCAGGCAAAACTAAGGGGAGGAAACAGAGTACTTTAAGAGCAGATTTCAAGATGGTAGTTCAGTAAATCTGTTGCCAGGCAAAACTAAGGGGAGGAAACTGAGTACTTTAAGCTCTTGTCAGTAATGattcattataaaataatatttgccctgtgctttttttgttttgttcctgggtttttttttccacgTGGTGTTACTTCATGAGGCCCAAGCTTAGTATCTTCTATGATGTTTGtagaaaagtgtatataaaagacttAGAAAGgatagaaaagaaaaggaacatTTCCTCGTATCAACACCTCAGcaaattttaaactacagctatttggtgtctaacatgtggaAATATTGACACTTTGTTGAGacggagaggggagagagagagaaataatgtATTGTTACCACACATGTGTAGTTTGTTCTTACCGATAAAGTATCgagagatcttttacatacacttttcaatagacaggacaggacagtacataccacagcctttaatatatcagttctGGCAGTTGGGATGGGAAGAAGCCCAAGTCCATAGAGGACGATTGATTCCGTGACTCATTGCACCTTACTGTTTAAGCTAAATATTGCCCCTATGCAATAGTAGCCTACACAGCAAGGGCTTTCTCTCCATAGATAGGTGCTGAAGGTGTTGTTTGAGACTGAATACAATAGTAGCCTACACAGCAAGGGCTTCCTCTCCATAGATAGGTGCTGAAGGTGTTGTTTGAGACAATACAATAGTAGCCTACACAGCAGGGACTTTCTCTCCATAAATAGGTGCTGAAGGTGTTGTTTGAGACTGAATACAATAGTAGCCTACACAGCAAGGGCTTCCTCTCCATAGATAGGTGCTGAAGGTGTCGCTTGAGACTGAATACAATAGTAGCCTACACAGCAGGGACTTTCTCTCCATAAATAGGTGCTGAAGGTGTTGTTTGAGACTGAATACAATAGTAGCCTACACAGCAAGGGCTTTCTCTCCATAGATAGGTGCTGAAGGTGTTGTTTGAGACTGAATACAATAGTAGCCTACACAGCAAGGGCTTCCTCTCCATAGATAGGTGCTGAAGGTGTTTGAGACTGAATACAATAGTAGCCTACACAGCAGGGACTTTCTCTCCATAAATAGGTGCTGAAGGTGTTGTTTGAGACTGAATACAATAGTAGCCTACACAGCAAGGGCTTCCTCTCCATAGATAGGTGCTGAAGGTGTCGCTTGAGACTGAATACAATCGTAGCCTACACAGCAAGGGCTTCCTCTCCATAGATAGGTGCTGAAGGTGTTGTTTGAGACTGAATACAATAGTAGCCTACACAGCAGGGACTTTCTCTCCATAAATAGGTGCTGAAGGTGTTGTTTGAGACTGAATACAATAGTAGCCTACACAGCAAGGGCTTTCTCTCCATAGATAGGTGCTGAAGGTGTTGTTTGAGACTGAATACAATAGTAGCCTACACAGCAGGGACTTTCTCTCCATAGATAGGTGCTGAAGGTGTTGTTTGAGACTGAATACAATAGTAGCCTACACAGCAAGGGCTTCCTCTCCATAGATAGGTACTGAAGGTGTTGTTTGAGACTGAATACAATAGTAGCCTACACAGCAGGGACTTTCTCTCCATAAATAGGTGCTGAAGGTGTTGTTTGAGACTGAATACAATAGTAGCCTACACAGCAAGGGCTTCCTCTCCATAGATAGGTGCTGAAGGTGTCACTTGAGACTGAATACAATCGTAGCCTACACAGCAAGGGCTTCTTCTCCATAGATAGGTGCTGAAGGTGTCGCTTGAGACTGAATACAATCGTAGCCTACACAGCAGGGACTTTCTCTCCATAGATAGGTGCTGAAGGTGTTGTTTGAGACTGAATACAATAGTAGCCTACACAGCAAGGGCTTTCTCTCCATAGATAGGTGCTGAAGGTGTTTGAGACTGAATACAATAGTAGCCTACACAGCAAGGGCTTCCTCTCCATAGATAGGTGCTGAAGGTGTCGTTTGAGACTGAACACAATGGTAGCCTACACCGCAGGGGCTTTCTGTCCATAGATAGGTGCTGAAGGTGTTGTTTGAGACTGGATACAATAGTAGCCTACACAGCAGGGACTTCCTCTCCATAGATAGGTGCTGAAGGTGTTGTTTGAGACAGGGTAGCCACTGCGGAAACAACATGCATTAAGCAGACATTTGTTTCTTGGAAGATTCAACATTAAAAACTAAAAGATGGACGAAATGTCTCAATAATATAAAATGGTGGTGAGTGTCGTGCTCACTGTTGCAACCATCATGGCTACATCTATTGTGATCTGATACTTGTTATGGATTTCCAAACAAATATCACAGGCTGATTGCACACAAATCGCAGGAAAATTTCATGCAAAAAATGCATAGGTTTTCCAATGCAAATACTGGAGTGTTTGCAGCAAAATTATGGGGTGATTATATGCAAATCATAAAGAgtttgcatacatatatatagtatgtgtCGATGCAAATTACAGGCAGTTTGCGTGTCAATCATTGGGAGTTTGTACCCAAATTATAGTGAATTGGCAGCCAAATCACATGGTAATAACATTCATATCACACCTAGATGATGGGGGGAAATGGAATTCaaataatgattattatattggtGCCACTTC comes from the Gigantopelta aegis isolate Gae_Host chromosome 14, Gae_host_genome, whole genome shotgun sequence genome and includes:
- the LOC121388178 gene encoding transmembrane protein 208-like isoform X3; amino-acid sequence: MPCNFNLVPKGKQGTRGQKQIVTENKSTLQFYLMIILSVNIVYAIVQYVFFWEKFTAGVIAIFLFAVCVNLGSYQFMVFMSRATYSTEGALLDSGGDLNMQSGMGENIKDLILLTCIIQGLSLVSNYFWILWLLAPGRAFYMLWVNILGPWFFAEAPEVDEKKQKKMERKMKRH
- the LOC121388178 gene encoding transmembrane protein 208-like isoform X2, whose protein sequence is MRFFVHWTCPPKGKQGTRGQKQIVTENKSTLQFYLMIILSVNIVYAIVQYVFFWEKFTAGVIAIFLFAVCVNLGSYQFMVFMSRATYSTEGALLDSGGDLNMQSGMGENIKDLILLTCIIQGLSLVSNYFWILWLLAPGRAFYMLWVNILGPWFFAEAPEVDEKKQKKMERKMKRH
- the LOC121388178 gene encoding transmembrane protein 208-like isoform X6 — protein: MIILSVNIVYAIVQYVFFWEKFTAGVIAIFLFAVCVNLGSYQFMVFMSRATYSTEGALLDSGGDLNMQSGMGENIKDLILLTCIIQGLSLVSNYFWILWLLAPGRAFYMLWVNILGPWFFAEAPEVDEKKQKKMERKMKRH
- the LOC121388178 gene encoding transmembrane protein 208-like isoform X4; the encoded protein is MIIPKGKQGTRGQKQIVTENKSTLQFYLMIILSVNIVYAIVQYVFFWEKFTAGVIAIFLFAVCVNLGSYQFMVFMSRATYSTEGALLDSGGDLNMQSGMGENIKDLILLTCIIQGLSLVSNYFWILWLLAPGRAFYMLWVNILGPWFFAEAPEVDEKKQKKMERKMKRH
- the LOC121388178 gene encoding transmembrane protein 208-like isoform X1 — protein: MKTDDPCLPLSENKFLLKYPKGKQGTRGQKQIVTENKSTLQFYLMIILSVNIVYAIVQYVFFWEKFTAGVIAIFLFAVCVNLGSYQFMVFMSRATYSTEGALLDSGGDLNMQSGMGENIKDLILLTCIIQGLSLVSNYFWILWLLAPGRAFYMLWVNILGPWFFAEAPEVDEKKQKKMERKMKRH
- the LOC121388178 gene encoding transmembrane protein 208-like isoform X5, with the translated sequence MPPKGKQGTRGQKQIVTENKSTLQFYLMIILSVNIVYAIVQYVFFWEKFTAGVIAIFLFAVCVNLGSYQFMVFMSRATYSTEGALLDSGGDLNMQSGMGENIKDLILLTCIIQGLSLVSNYFWILWLLAPGRAFYMLWVNILGPWFFAEAPEVDEKKQKKMERKMKRH